From Sediminispirochaeta bajacaliforniensis DSM 16054:
TGTGGTGAAATGGCGGATATTCTTCATCAGTTAAAAGGCGTTGCCGGAAACTACCGTCTGCTGCGTGTGGGGAAGGCGCTGGATGCCTATAGGGCCAGCAGGTCGGAAGCAGATTTCAGCCGGTTGGAGAAGAGCCTTGAGGAGACGATAGAAGCTCTCAAAAGGGTATCGTCTGTATCGGCATGGTATTAACCTTATACGTCAACCCCGAAACAAAGCACAGTAATTCCCCTAAAAGCTAATGTTTATGACTTTGAATATTTGGGCACTTGCCTGCAAAACTGCCGAGATTCCCAAAATTCCCGCAGCTAAATGTGGAAGTATACCCAATGTACATCCGACTCTTTGCTATTGTGTGTTACTAAAACTCCATCATGTTCTAAAACGGTTGATGCTATCAATAGATCATTTGGCCCAATAATCTTTCCCGATTTTTCAAGTTCTGATCGAATCTTTGCATATGTTTTTGTCGCATTATCATCAAATCTCGTTCTGCATCATTGGAAAAATCTTCGATTTTGACTAGGGTGAAACTATCATCATCAATAGACCCATAGAGATTTTCATAATTTTCTGGCCATGCATTAAACATCGATTCATTCAATTTCTTAACAACATACTTAGAAATGGAAAGATGCTCTAATTTCGCGGCCGTTTCGATTTTTTGCAGCGTGGTTTTATCAATATAAAGTGATAGTTGAGGCATATAAAGCTCCTTAAATTATATAATATACTTGTTTTATGATAAAATTAATATTTATTGGGACAATGATCGTGAAAAACTGCCCGCTATGTGTATACATACATTAAAGACTTTCTCTTCCTGTAGACATAAAATCATCAGAGAATTTGTTGATACCTTCAACAAATAGTTCCCAAATTTTTTCATGTGGAAATAATAAGACAGCATCACCGTGTTTTTGGATATACACTTCATTTCCTTTAACCTGATACTCTTTGGGTAAACGTACTGCTTGATATCTGCCATTCTGAAAAATTTTTGCTGTTTGCATCGGCAACGTCGCATATTCGCGGAATGTAGGTAGGTATACAAAGTTTGAATCTTGCTTCATCAAGCTACCTTCTGTTTGGGGATATAGATATTACGGTATAATTCTTTTCTCTGTAGTACATAATGACATTATTAGAAAACAGAAAAACTATATTGACAAAAAGAAAGATAACTGATAACATCGTTATCGATAACAATGTTATCAGTTATAGGAGCTTTGTAATGTCATCAAGAGATACAAGCTTGGATCTTAAAATCATCCAAAGTGCAAAGAAAGAATT
This genomic window contains:
- the vapB gene encoding type II toxin-antitoxin system antitoxin VapB, with the protein product MKQDSNFVYLPTFREYATLPMQTAKIFQNGRYQAVRLPKEYQVKGNEVYIQKHGDAVLLFPHEKIWELFVEGINKFSDDFMSTGRESL
- a CDS encoding type II toxin-antitoxin system VapC family toxin, whose protein sequence is MRSELEKSGKIIGPNDLLIASTVLEHDGVLVTHNSKESDVHWVYFHI